DNA from Homalodisca vitripennis isolate AUS2020 unplaced genomic scaffold, UT_GWSS_2.1 ScUCBcl_7349;HRSCAF=15001, whole genome shotgun sequence:
atgatatactttccccccagtttatatgcacctgtgataataatacttggctataaatgcccaacccatgaaaaaaggtccatttttcatggtcacggtattgtaaataaataccgtgCTCATACACGGGGCAAAGCGTATGAAAAGCATGCGAAGATCAGCCGCAGGAAGCagccagttttattttataaaaacaattgaaaacattttataaaacaatcgaataacgagtaTAGGCTACTTATTAGAGTCTACTCTTTTAggttaaaacttatatttcaattaatcCTTTGATCTAGGGCCTCAGGAGGTATTGGGGTTTCTGGGTGGGAGAAAACAAATCAGGGAGGAGTAGGTATAAGATGAGGGGATAACAAAGTTATTAACATTCAATCAAGAATTTGTGCTGGAAAAATAGGTCTAACAACTGCATTTAACggtaatttaaaacctttttggtACCAACATTTGTGTTGgttaaaaacatgtttgtaattaattttaatatttggatatggaaaattatgaaggaaacaggatttttccggatatttgccatcgttcagtgatacaaaaaatcagtaacactacgttttgagatctgcaatctgatatcttcatCGGGTAAATAACTcacctaaaacataataattacaaaccaggttaaaataaacaaatcataccagagcgttttgacacgcgtaagtcaggaatcacaaccaccatgttgggggttaacttcattaactctaaaacacgcacttataaaaaactaaacacaacactaattattaaaactaaactatagaATACAGATCATAACAGGTCTGCATTTGTCgatcaaccacctacgactgaaatgtactgttactgattatttgtatcactgaaagatggcaaatgtccggaaaaatcctgtttcctacacaatccttccattgtcaaaaacaaatttcaaacaaagaatgaaaAATTAGTAGTATACTCTATTACACACTACAGTGGTATATgacatttgtatattaaaattctacATGTGATCAAATGTCTTGACAGTtcaatttttggaataaaaacaattttgtctttTCCAGAAATACTATCCCCCGGATTTTTGATCCTTCCAAAATACCTCGGATGAAATTGCCTAAAAACAGACAGTACACTGTTCGTTTGATGGCACCTTTTAACATGAGGTaagaattattgttataaaaaataataataattgtatagacTCAATAGAAATATAGAATAGTGGTTAATCTGTTCTAAATATCTTATACTCCAGTATACAGTTATGGTTCCAAAGCAAGGGTGTTGATAACTCAAATGttttcacacacaaaaaattgttgtaatttagaCTTACTTAATActgatatacaaaatatataaaggtgTGTAATTTGGTCAAGGGTTAAAGAGAACACATGAACGTATTATCAGTGCAGTCTTGACGTGCTGTCAATCAGTCTGGTATTCATTCAACATCAGCTGATTATTATCTAATTGGTTGGTTCTACAATAGTTATCATCACATTTTTAGTGAAGTATCATCTAGTAAAGAGttacatttttgtgtaatttgtGTATTATATTCATCTCTTAATATGAAACAACACAACACAAGACAGTATGGTGTGACAAATAATATTGTCTGGatggtaatattttttgtatttggtatGTCTACTGGATATTCTAACACTGTTGTCTTAAACTCTGTGAGTGGTGTTTATACAGTGTCTATCTGTATTTTATCTAAATGCTCCGGATGTTGTAGATGCAAGACCTGCGGAGAGTATATCTACAAAGGGAAAAAGTTCAATGCCCGCAAAGAGGATGTTGAAGGGGAGGACTACTTTGGGATCCGGATCTACAGATTCTATATCAAAGTAACTATTGTATTTAGTCTATAAATGGATTTAGTGTAGCTATTTATTAACAGATATATGGTACCTTTACCATATATCTGTGTATAATTAAAGTTTTGTGGCTGTTATAATTACAAACATggatttatatttgttaatggtTTGAATTTACAAAAACACCATAACTCATGAAATAAGAACTGGTTGACGACCAGAttggtaaattataaaacataattatttattggtaaagTCATCAATATTGAGTTATTTTagtttgtacacattttaagtaACACAGTGAggtattttacagtatattttagtgattaatgaatttatatttatggtataATGATTCAGTACCATAACAAACAGACCAAATGTGTGCGAACAACAGCctattgtgtataaatattttattgttgtgtatCTTCCCAtcacaacaacacacacaatTCAGTTacgtttgtgttttattattatgtatttgtacaATGGCCTTAAAACTTTGATATTCATTcagatacattaattttttttaaattaagttttgaatggattcatgtttataaataagCTGTATAAATGTCATTAGATACATGCTTTTTTTAAAGTGACAACAAATGTATGCCTGGTGTAAATTATTACCTGAGCTGATTTGACTTGCTCATGTACTTTTTATGGTTTAGAAAACAATTCCTATCTAATTGGCCCTTTAGATCCATATTGTTAAAGAAATGAATATTGGGAAAGAAGTGCATTACTTTCACCTTGTTTGAAAAAGCATGTGTCATTGTTTTGATTTTTCGAATCATCGTAAATTGATTGGTTCtgtatcttcaaaaacattgtaatatttttcagtgCACACGATGTCTCCAggaaatatcttttaaaactgaTCCAAAAAACACAGACTATGAAATAGAAGCTGGCGCTACACGTAACTTCATGGCTCTTAAACTAGCCGAAGAACAAGCTCTCAAAGAGAAGAAGATGAGcggaaagaagaagaagaagctaACAACCCAATGAaggtaaagaaaaatatataaatgatatgttTAGtctgtttttaaaaaagtttattctttACCCTTGGAATAAACATTGGCAAAAAACCATTggaaattttgttacatttgcataactgtatattatttgaaaggatagcaGACTTCGGACACATTTGCCATCATCTTTTTAGGTTATAAACATCgtttttgaggattgaaatctatcctcttcttcaggtgggggaggtattaatatatacaaaataaaggaacagaaagaaataaagaagggaaagaaaagggttcaaacatgcCCAAAAGCTGCTTGTAGTCCAGTCCAGGTATTGTCACTGCACAGGGTTgcaagagggtagatttcaattctcaaaacgttatgttataccttttataacctataacgatgacaaatatcTAAAATCCTGTATCCTTTTCAAACCTTTCATTGTATATTTGAGTTTCATGCATTTACAGGTAAAGTATTATCTTGATTTTGTTTAAACTActactttttttgaattttcaattgtTTGTAAGCAATTGTTTTCATACTTTCTCAAGAAGCATGTATATCCTTTTTATGCAACATAAAAGCACCATTTTTTCGTGGTAATATTTTGCTTTTGTATACAATTGTTCTATTTTGGGTGACCAAAACCCGACTCAAggcatcaaaataagaaaaaaaaaagataaatggAATGAGCGTCAATATGCTTACCAATGTAATAGGTTCtgataaaaatcattcatattttattcataatacagggtccccacccgaccgtgaaaaccgtgaTTGAAACGGgggaataagccgtgaatttcgttcaccgtgaaaaaaaacgtttaaaataagccgtgaattttgtttacataccgtggaaaatctctacaacttttgaataaataaaatcaacacgggtcgtcttcagacgatcatatgggaaagttgaccttcgctattgcaaagtaaaaagtagcacgcaatgtaggggatagaccacgaagtttgacaggtgctgctatctgagcgattttactgataatatggtttataaacaaatgaggaaaGGAAGGGCCGCGGTGGGAAATGACgcttccggctcaaatcacgtgaggcctgtctttgtctgtcgccaggttctgggccttggctacgctacgcggcttgtaaacaaggcattctctgattgaacgcgagattaataacacaatttaattacttgatagattgtcgtttaatgtaaacacttttcgtattggagttttattgtatcagatatagtctattattgttttcataaaataaaaaaagtatacaaatccttaatctaatgtaaggaatttaaattacattttaacttaatttcattctattaaatcccttattttatttaaatattaatgagaaaaatgctattcagtacgatatctatatcgtttgtgtgtaatgactgttaacacaatataataattataaaaaattttaacttatggtggacaataaattgaattaatttagggtcttgtgtaaataaatagtataataatgtgacggaGCAGAACCTACACGACACATATCAATTAACGCAGTGAGTGAgaccataactttataggcctatataactgttttaattaccagtaaggtcgttttgagaaaacaattttatttttcatatctttagatattaaacggtagtgatatgcgttttccttatcaataatattttttatgattcctaagctgcatggatattacgagtgtacacggtttaaatcttttatggtgaatgtgtgtttaaattgtataatgtattagtaaaatattacaaatgaaacgtcatgttataaaaacgttagaaaaaaaaaaaccattgcattttttctaaccaggaaacaacaaacgtcaagtaactttgtagtgttaagctttattactacaaaactacaaatcgaggaagtcgtccaagtataattttgtcgggttccatacgactacgttaacgctattaatcatttcatgcagatgaaaaatatatcgtacaaggttcatttattgtaatgtggtgcagcgatgttatggtaaaaataacctttgttgtctactgtcaatgagagtggaaggggaggggtatatcgtgtactccactcccccatcctcggacaacagctggtttcatgtctcaacatgaaagatttgtttccccagctcggcactccaatcttattcttattgtgagaattgatataaagatttaaagcttttcattcaactcattctgacactttctcacggaaattcttctgttgaaagaggcttctctgtcaacaaacagtgtatagttgaaaacttgaaggaggagagtttagtcgcgttgagaaaagtttgtgacggcgtatcagcagcaggaggattggaggcaatggaaatcactaatgaattagttcatgctgccaaaaattcccacgcccactactcggagcacttggcaaaacaacgagaagaaatgaaagacaaaaattaattctgagaaagagaggaagcaagctgcaatagaaaaaaaagaatttgaagcacaaaaattccaggttttgtccgacgccaggaaaagggcagctgagttagacgataagatacaggaacttagcaaaaagtgcaaatcgtaattcacttttattctagacatttttatcaatttatttatgtgtacaaatataattttttttgtataaactggtaccaaataacttttcttataacaagttgtatataatttttatacatttaacgtttatatgttattttaatttcaatataaaattgccttttcttatgtactaattaaaatgtgaacctgtgattatgtgaaaattttcctgtggaagaaatcgatcgaaataataataaataatgtgttaaacaagaaaataatttaataatcacgcaagtgtacttcatggactcaaacgagttagccttagccaacgtacgaatcctgtcaccctgcatcttgtctaacctgtgtcaacaaagttctcttcagatttcaacaaacttgtaagttaaagaaaattatgagctatgtgcatgctaattatattgaaatttgtctttgtcattgctttgatgactgttatgatgatgttttgtaaaaataatatgccttgttatattcattatgtagcaaatcgcacataaaatcgggcgctcgccgctcattgcttgcgtcgtaaccgaagcctattgttattttgttcttttagacgtttccgtcaattcctgcacgaccaatgacatcgttactcaaatgggaagaagttttatattgtattttaccgctctgccgcgtctgtagtgtttacgtctcaacttcgcccctctccaacacgattttgtttgtaccggtaacgttgtttatgaaaactttccgaccttgaaattttaatttttttaaccgtgaaaaccgtgaattagccgtgaatttgagtatttagattgagtgggaaccctgtaatataaacaattatgtttatataatcaCCAAAAAGTAGCCATTAAGTGGAATTTTAGTTTGTGACATTACTAAAACCTCTGCCATTAAAGACCTGAATGACCATGTTTCAcggtttaaaaacatattaaaggaATTGTGCATACATGTAAGCCTCCAATTAACAGGTTGTGGTGATTTGTCTTGTGgagaaattttgttaaattttttgtcaGAACTAAATATCTTCTTTTTGTCTTAAAGCTTCTGGAGAACAGAACACAGCAATCGAAACAAGAGCTGGGAACTGCTGGAGTCTCTAGAGGACTTGAAGGATTTGAATAGAAGACAGCGTAGCATAGATTATGATTCTATGCTTAGTCAGTACGATACGAAGGAGGCAAGAGAGAAAATACTGAAAATGCAAGAGAGAACAAGATGAGAAGTTTATTAGGTAAGTTGCTAGAATTTAGAAATGACCTGTTTGAGGCTCTTATGCTCATATTTGATATCAATCAAAATCTCTTACACTCTAGATTTGTCTCTTGTGGTTTATAAATATATCCGACTATAAAACTTTGCCCCACAAACTTCCAAAATTCCAATGTTAATCTTATTAGAGTATATATttgttggctgagcattattgaaCCCTATCACTTTGAGAGGCtagatatttcgaaaacgaacctACCTATTGACTtcaaatttttcatgaagcttcatttatcaagcaacactgagtttgatgatagtgcaagtcactccatggaattggctgacgttagtgaatatttttacattggtcttatgggttaaCAACGATGAAAATGAGgaaataacaagaataaataaaattataaacaatctgAGTATACTTACAATCATATGAGGTTTCAACATCTGATGTTCTTATTTATAGACATAAGAGAACAAAAATTAAGGTGAAAAGTCAGTGTTATAAATTGATGACAAGATTcgatttcagcacactcttgcgtTTGTAGGTATATCCCTAGTTCACCgaaactttaattatttgaacactgctatgaaacttaacttaTCGAACAAAAATGCGAATAAATCTTGTGGTAAGATATATCGAGAAACATTTAATCTGGTAAACACTTAATTtcacatgaaacttaatttctacatagacaagattgaGTCCTATATGATGGTACATTGTAACTGAGAgttattgaagcctattactcagagtgctgacacaatttctctttttgtCTGCCGAGACTTGTAAACATTTCTCTtcagtatgtctgtctgtctgtccataggGACATCTAAAGAATTAATGaactacagatttgaaattttgcaaacaaaCCTCAGTGGAGCCTGTTATACAACATGTGGTGTGTTGTACTTTTAACACTTCCCACGCTGTAAACGAAGAAATTAGAATCGTAGACTTtggaccaaaacgccaaatacaggttatatccaatattatagattatgtctcttggagagttttttagttcacaaaaggtcTTTGAAATGCCCGGTGCACCCCATGCTTATAGCGGTTGccaagtatttataaacgaccttcactctgcgGCAGGAGGACTGGAGAGCCCTTTGTCTAAGTCCGACCACCCTGCTCGTCAGTTCtacgtctcctacagagccataaccaaacatatccgtggcgtttattactgctttctcggttgtcatGATTGCACGTCTactacgtatctcgttattattcttcatcgtgtggtagtgttgaaattagtttgaaatatttatatcttgtTTCATAGTATGTCTATTATGTGTCATaacttatataacaataaaattaaaaatttatttgaaataaactaggttttttaatagttattttttatcaataaatacactaattttgAGTAAAACgccctgttttatactttatttgcttttaccttttacaATTTAGTTGTAGTATATTTAGCtatgaacttaaagaaacaaaacttGTTTACTTGTCTTGGTGTTacaggaaagttaatggattttaTTAGTGGCGTGCTGCGAAgggtttttaaattgtttagtttacttttagtttaaaacagctgattattaaAACGCACATTGGTTGCTCAGGCAGTTATTGCCAATCCATAAACTAACTGTCCTTATTAaggtattttttacaatatggcTGTACTTAGGTAGACAAAAGATtccttcaatttaaaatttctacaacAAATAGTATACAAGTATGTAAAGTaacatttatatgaaacaaaataccATTTATTCTGAACAtagtactttaatttaaaaaggttgATTATCTTCATTATCTGGAATTATTGTAAAAGATAATACAGTGTCTAAAAAGATCCACAAAcagaatttaaatacaaacttttcaaGATAAATTAACTCCTAAATTACAAATGTTATCCAAACAAATTTTCACGCGAGTTCTCAGAACTCTCAACTTGGGTACGAGGGTACTCTGTAGTATTCCCCCCATGCCCCCTATAATATTTGTGTTTCCAAAAATACTTCTTGGTAAATTCTTTGTTATTACAgcttttgttaaattattaatttaaaaaaagataaataagcCTGAATCactaacattatttataaggtaatcagaatcagaatcagaatttttatttGCCGTTACAAATGTGGTATGCATGTGGCAATCGTCatctcatacaaaacaaattgtattataaaagtaaaatattcgaTATAACTTAGACTATGTTAGCTTCAATATGACTCTATAACCATTCATCTAAAACTGTATGCTGCTAGATTTTACTAAGATATTTGTTAAGCATTTCTTAAACCTAAATAAAACTCTAGacaatttaatatgatttggtaacatgtttataaaattttaattacctatctctacaaaactatttttggtaCACTGGTAGGGCTACAGTAGTCTTACTCTAAGATTAGTAACACCAATTTctagtaaatgtaattattatggATAGAGCTATTTACTGTTATTGTCtgcaagttattttttaacatacagtaataCATCCAGAACAAATATAGAAGGGCTACAGTCAACACCTCTAATTGTCTAAACAAAGGTTTGCCAATGGGTTCTATTGTTTAACATTACACATTAATCCTAATAGCTTCTCTTCTGGCAATATCAAAAGTCTTTGTTGGTGTCTAGGATCATTGCCACCATACAATAACTCCATAGGACAAATGACTCTGGACTCTGTGTGCATATGTATATCTGcagttaatgtttcaatatttacaattaatctcaatcttaacaacataaaaaatgccttttgctaaatttatttaaacataacaacTTCTATATGTCTGTTCCCCCATTTCAGATTCTCGTTGGAGCGTTGAACACCTAGAAGAAACTTTACATTATCATGGTTAGGTTTATTGTTGCAAACTAAAATTAATCTCCTGAGTTTTTCTTCATGGTTTACACCGAGGTACGTTCGCCGCACACCAATTCAAACACAATTGAGTTATGCGACTAGTAGAGAATCATTTACTACATTAAGATTATTTTAACCATTCAAGTAAGGGATTGCTAGGTCGTCTGCAAAGCATGTATGATCTTGTCACATTGTTATTTATGGAGGCTGGCAGgtcatttacataaaattataaaaaataccgGTCCCAAAATGGATCCTTTGTGGAACCCCTGCTGTAACTGCATGTGGTATTGAGAAGAGCTTCCATTAAAAGCAACCATCTTGATATCTCTCTTTgagatatgattttaaaaaattgtaaagacaGATCCATCAAAACCATAATTCTTAGGTTTATCtaacaaaatttcatgatttaccGTGTCGAAGGCTTTAGACATGTCGAAGAACTTGCCTATGACCACTTTTTTAACATCTACCACCATGAATACCAGTTCttcataaatttttacaatagcaTTTAGTGTTCCTCTCTAGGCCTAAAAACCAAACTGACTATCTGATAACAATAAGTTACGTTTCAAAAATACTGGAATTACTTGCCTAATTATTATTACCTCAAACACTTTTGAAACATTTGGAATTATCCGAGACAGGTCTAAAACTCTTATGTTCTATTCCGAGAAACCTTTTTTATACAGTGGTATAACCTTTGCCAGCTATAAGGCACCTTGGAAAGGAACCATTATTAATACAAAGATTCAAGAGAATAGGCGAGAGCTTCGGCAATAAAAGGTGCAGCAAGTTTCAACAGCTCAGAAATTAAAACCATACACAATCCAGACATGACCTATTCCTTAACAAATTAATAGCATCATACATTCTGTTTCAACCTTTCacttcagtaatactaaattcacAAGTTAGAGAACACATTACAACTTAACTTACTATAAAATAGTATGACATAGACTGACTAGAAAAGAGGCACAGTTAGCAATGAGATCATTTACactattcacaaaaaagttattgaaaatcaCAAGCTGTTAGACTACTTCCAACTTCTGTAACTTTTAGACCTATCACtaataacttatattttcaattaaataatagaaCCACCaataatttttaggtttatttttagcaGATGACAAACCCACTCACAATTAAAACGTAGCTTACAACTTCTAACATCGCTTTTATAtcttcttcatttaatttcatataacatgTCTTTAAAGTAGGTTATGCCTGTAGACTTATACTGAgcatacatattataaacaactttGCCTTAAGCTTCTTTGAGAGGTCTGTATTATACCAAGAGTGAAGTTTTACAATAATCCCCTAACAGCTGGTACATACTTAATAGGAAATAAGCAATTATTCacaatgttcataaatttatttaaaaaatagtcaaaatttATCATCTAATGTCCGCATTATTTAACACTACATACAGAAGCAACcagttaattttactaattagagtgacaaaatacaatgaattgaCGATATAACCAATGGTTTCTGCacaattttcaaatctttttgCTTAGAACTATTTACATTGGTTAGCCTACTATTTACGTGACTGGTAACGTTATCTTTCCTTGGtaacaatttgcattttataaccATCGCATGATGGAATGACATAACACCATAGGCTCCACTGCAACATTCTCAATTCTGTCAACATGTACAGTAGTGGCTAATGTTGTCAATTACATGATGAACCGCCATCCACAAAAATTCGTACTAGTGCCTAGTTACATCATAAATGGTATGTCCAAAAGGTTATAACCGAAAAGTAA
Protein-coding regions in this window:
- the LOC124374117 gene encoding LOW QUALITY PROTEIN: splicing factor YJU2-like (The sequence of the model RefSeq protein was modified relative to this genomic sequence to represent the inferred CDS: deleted 4 bases in 3 codons), whose translation is MTIDKYYPPDFDPSKIPRMKLPKNRQYTVRLMAPFNMRCKTCGEYIYKGKKFNARKEDVEGEDYFGIRIYRFYIKCTRCLQEISFKTDPKNTDYEIEAGATRNFMALKLAEEQALKEKDERKEEEEANNPMKLLENRTQQSKQELELLESLEDLKDLNRRQRSIDYDSMLSQYDTKEAREKILKMQERTR